Proteins encoded by one window of Paenibacillus urinalis:
- a CDS encoding SDR family oxidoreductase — MDKVFVITGGTGGMGRAIASRMGKQGKLLLVDVNEDRLAQTKGDLAAQGITEVTTRTVDISNEQQINELAASAAELGQLGAMIHTAGLSPTMGDSKRILEVNAIGTALILKAFLPFAVPGTVAVCIASSSGHSVPRNEAYNQILINPLAPDYVEQMERFAQGNSGAAYGFSKLGVMLMVEDQAWDWGQKGARIVSLSPGIINTPMGRQESAQQEVMKEMLARTPLGREGEPDEIASAVEFLCSSQASYISGTDLLVDGGTTASMRRNAAK, encoded by the coding sequence ATGGACAAGGTATTCGTCATTACAGGTGGCACGGGTGGTATGGGAAGAGCGATCGCGAGCCGAATGGGGAAGCAGGGCAAGCTGCTTCTTGTGGATGTTAACGAGGATCGTTTGGCTCAGACCAAAGGGGATTTGGCTGCACAAGGGATCACAGAAGTAACTACAAGAACAGTAGATATTTCGAATGAACAGCAGATCAATGAATTGGCTGCATCCGCTGCGGAGCTTGGACAGTTAGGTGCAATGATTCATACGGCTGGCTTGTCCCCAACCATGGGTGACTCGAAGAGAATATTAGAAGTCAACGCGATTGGCACAGCGTTAATTTTGAAAGCGTTTTTACCATTCGCAGTTCCTGGAACGGTTGCCGTGTGTATTGCATCTTCATCTGGCCACTCTGTTCCTCGTAATGAAGCGTATAACCAGATCTTAATCAATCCGCTGGCTCCGGACTATGTTGAGCAGATGGAAAGATTTGCTCAGGGCAATTCAGGTGCGGCCTACGGCTTCTCCAAACTAGGCGTCATGCTCATGGTGGAAGATCAGGCATGGGACTGGGGACAGAAGGGAGCACGCATTGTCTCTCTATCTCCGGGAATCATCAACACGCCAATGGGAAGACAGGAGTCTGCACAGCAGGAAGTGATGAAAGAAATGCTGGCGAGAACGCCGCTTGGACGAGAAGGGGAGCCAGATGAAATCGCTTCTGCCGTAGAATTCTTGTGCAGCAGCCAGGCATCGTATATTTCGGGGACGGACTTGCTCGTAGATGGAGGAACGACGGCAAGTATGCGAAGAAATGCGGCAAAATAA
- a CDS encoding Rrf2 family transcriptional regulator, with translation MKYSKATNYALHTMLFLAAATPDKPVGVQQLAERQKVSSTYLSKILTKLVKAGMIESVSGANGGYSLRRGWEEISFLDIIHAIEGTTSLFECNLNHGSECLIQQVVLEAEGKMEEHLRSQTISSLAKMLQVKS, from the coding sequence ATGAAATACTCCAAGGCAACAAATTATGCTCTGCATACGATGCTGTTTCTAGCAGCGGCTACTCCGGATAAGCCTGTCGGTGTTCAGCAGCTGGCTGAGCGGCAGAAGGTATCTTCCACGTATTTATCCAAGATCTTGACGAAGCTGGTCAAGGCAGGGATGATTGAATCGGTCTCAGGAGCAAACGGGGGATATAGCTTGAGACGCGGCTGGGAAGAGATCTCTTTCCTTGATATTATACACGCAATAGAAGGAACGACTTCCTTGTTCGAATGCAATTTAAACCACGGATCCGAGTGCTTGATACAGCAGGTCGTGCTGGAAGCAGAGGGCAAAATGGAAGAACATCTGAGAAGTCAGACCATATCCAGTCTCGCAAAGATGCTTCAAGTAAAAAGTTAA
- a CDS encoding class I SAM-dependent methyltransferase gives MNIEASANQANHSGPQNNDLISLLQPAAGERILDVGCGNGNLTAKIAAAGAIPTGIDASEEIIAKAKLNYPELQLSVEDARYYRTEIPYDAVFSNAVLHWIKDAPAVVSSIGSALRNGGRFVAEFAASGNIAIILTAIRAELEQYGYEWEGRNPWYHPTIGEYSSLLEQTGFKVIFAQHMDSKSTLKGGLGIRNWMDNFSSYLFGGVTAEHQALIYDAVEERVRSELYKDGHWMIDISRLRIAAIKP, from the coding sequence ATGAATATTGAAGCTTCTGCGAACCAGGCTAATCATTCTGGACCCCAGAACAACGATCTGATCTCCTTGCTGCAGCCTGCAGCCGGAGAGCGAATACTGGACGTAGGCTGCGGAAATGGGAATTTAACGGCCAAGATTGCGGCTGCCGGCGCGATTCCAACAGGAATTGATGCCTCAGAGGAAATCATAGCGAAGGCAAAGCTAAATTATCCTGAACTGCAGTTATCGGTTGAAGATGCTCGGTATTATAGAACTGAAATTCCATATGATGCTGTATTTTCGAATGCCGTGCTGCACTGGATCAAGGATGCACCTGCAGTCGTCAGCTCCATCGGGTCTGCCCTTCGGAATGGCGGCAGATTCGTGGCGGAATTCGCGGCAAGCGGTAATATCGCTATTATACTGACTGCAATCAGAGCAGAGCTGGAACAGTATGGATACGAGTGGGAGGGAAGAAACCCTTGGTATCATCCTACAATCGGTGAATATTCCAGTCTGCTGGAGCAAACGGGATTCAAGGTCATTTTTGCTCAGCATATGGACAGTAAATCTACGTTAAAAGGGGGATTAGGGATTCGGAACTGGATGGATAACTTCTCTTCTTATCTATTCGGGGGGGTTACGGCTGAACACCAAGCGCTCATATATGATGCTGTGGAAGAACGAGTGAGGTCTGAGCTATACAAGGATGGTCATTGGATGATCGACATCAGCAGACTGCGGATTGCAGCCATCAAACCGTAG
- a CDS encoding YfbR-like 5'-deoxynucleotidase — protein MGIHTYFRSLNDLERIIRTPGKFKFEEHSVSAHSWKVVQYAKTLADIEEQHGVHVDWKKLYEITSSHDYGEIFIGDIKTPVKHYSLELRAMLQQVEEGMVQHFIEENIPEEFKSIFRRQLREGKDNSVEGLILEVADKLDQVYEAFVELQRGNTEKEFVAMYRNAIVKIKNIDLHCVRYFLEQILPDIIDECMTSPYDIKQITKEALAQ, from the coding sequence ATGGGAATTCACACTTACTTTCGTTCATTGAACGATCTTGAGCGCATCATACGCACACCTGGGAAGTTTAAATTTGAAGAGCACAGCGTGTCTGCGCATTCCTGGAAGGTAGTGCAATATGCCAAGACCCTGGCTGACATCGAGGAGCAGCATGGAGTCCACGTAGATTGGAAAAAGCTATACGAGATTACAAGCAGCCATGACTATGGCGAAATTTTTATCGGCGATATTAAGACCCCTGTCAAGCACTACTCTCTTGAGCTCCGCGCCATGCTGCAGCAGGTAGAAGAAGGCATGGTTCAGCACTTTATCGAGGAAAATATTCCCGAGGAATTTAAGTCGATCTTCCGCAGACAGCTTCGTGAAGGCAAAGACAATTCTGTTGAAGGGCTAATCCTAGAGGTGGCAGACAAGCTCGATCAGGTATATGAAGCGTTTGTAGAATTGCAAAGAGGTAACACAGAGAAGGAATTTGTTGCAATGTATCGCAATGCAATTGTGAAGATTAAGAATATCGACCTGCACTGTGTTCGTTATTTTCTGGAGCAGATCCTCCCCGACATTATCGACGAATGTATGACCTCCCCTTATGATATTAAGCAGATCACGAAGGAAGCCCTCGCTCAATAA
- a CDS encoding helveticin J family class III bacteriocin, translating to MKLWISLFLACIMFSMTVLPAQAASPQKTVNASAKLAYNLKGLKHNVVVQKAYIADKYLYVTQRSKGTCYLSRLLIDGTNANYVDEMTVTNTGHCQTLDMYTYNGENYFYFSSKADASTSYYWSLQVARLKYAAGTTVDYTDLRRFTYMNYANKTGARLGDTYRVDGGGNSTHTFFRVQTAEGTVTWSIYDTAKLNQLLDSNEQVRMDSAAAVSACVSSFTQSGSGIIRPNGSFQGADMLGSTEIYTSGGAEGDTPQIAMISNSGTFKTLVNITNVGNHEIEGVQTKNGNVYFTIVPDPVNKTNTQKVYYVPDSVFN from the coding sequence ATGAAATTATGGATATCACTGTTTCTTGCCTGCATCATGTTCAGTATGACTGTATTGCCTGCACAGGCTGCATCGCCACAGAAGACAGTTAATGCCTCAGCTAAGCTGGCCTACAATCTTAAGGGATTGAAGCACAACGTCGTTGTACAAAAAGCTTATATTGCTGACAAGTATCTGTACGTAACCCAGCGCTCAAAAGGCACTTGCTATCTGTCGAGACTGCTGATCGATGGCACGAACGCGAATTATGTGGACGAGATGACGGTAACGAATACCGGCCATTGCCAAACGCTCGACATGTATACGTACAATGGGGAGAATTATTTCTATTTCAGCTCAAAAGCGGATGCCTCCACGTCTTATTACTGGTCACTGCAAGTCGCAAGACTTAAGTATGCGGCAGGAACCACGGTGGATTATACGGATCTGCGCCGGTTTACCTACATGAATTATGCGAATAAAACAGGCGCTAGACTAGGAGACACCTATCGTGTTGATGGAGGCGGCAACAGTACACATACCTTCTTCCGAGTCCAGACCGCTGAAGGTACCGTGACATGGTCGATCTATGACACTGCCAAATTGAATCAGCTTCTAGACAGCAATGAGCAGGTACGGATGGACAGCGCAGCGGCGGTAAGTGCCTGTGTCAGCAGCTTTACTCAGTCGGGAAGCGGCATTATCCGGCCGAATGGTTCTTTTCAGGGAGCAGATATGCTGGGTAGTACAGAGATTTACACATCGGGTGGAGCTGAAGGAGATACGCCTCAAATTGCGATGATTTCGAACTCAGGTACCTTCAAAACTCTCGTGAACATAACGAATGTAGGGAACCACGAGATCGAAGGGGTCCAGACCAAGAACGGCAATGTCTATTTCACAATTGTTCCCGATCCGGTTAACAAGACAAATACACAAAAAGTATATTACGTCCCAGATTCCGTGTTTAACTAA
- a CDS encoding DUF421 domain-containing protein: MEWIWKSLLLVIAGVVLLRVAGRKSISQMSVATTVVMISIGTTIVQPIANEHLGKAIGSASIFILSLLLLEYLQYRFNWVEELLSGKAKLVIENGQLRTDNLRSMRMTVDQLEVRLRQNGISHLSDVKNATIESNGHIGYELMPHARPITMADIEKLMNNLNPTTQEQPQADETLFDEVKQNGHRSAVDPKLQ, encoded by the coding sequence ATGGAATGGATATGGAAATCTCTCCTCTTAGTTATTGCCGGCGTGGTATTACTTCGTGTGGCAGGAAGAAAGTCGATCTCTCAAATGAGCGTAGCAACCACGGTAGTAATGATCTCTATTGGGACAACGATCGTCCAGCCCATAGCTAATGAGCACTTGGGGAAAGCAATCGGCTCAGCCAGCATCTTCATTCTGTCATTGCTGCTCCTTGAATACCTCCAGTATAGATTCAACTGGGTGGAAGAACTATTGTCAGGGAAAGCGAAGCTGGTCATTGAGAACGGACAATTAAGAACGGATAATTTACGATCCATGCGAATGACTGTCGATCAGCTGGAGGTAAGGCTTAGACAGAACGGGATCTCTCATCTATCCGATGTGAAGAACGCAACGATTGAATCTAATGGACATATCGGATATGAACTGATGCCGCATGCTAGACCGATTACAATGGCGGATATAGAGAAGCTAATGAATAATCTTAATCCGACAACTCAGGAGCAGCCACAAGCGGATGAAACACTTTTTGATGAAGTCAAACAAAACGGTCATCGCTCAGCGGTTGATCCAAAGCTTCAGTAA
- a CDS encoding SGNH/GDSL hydrolase family protein: MENKRRKILFQGDSITDGNWGRNLDPNHILGHGYVYIIAAQLGSQYAESQPYFMNRGVSGNRVSDVYARWNEDAISLQPDLISLLVGVNDAHSIISGSARGATDRYERIYRQLLDETCEVLPDTGIVLCEPFVMHSEATDKDWSEWSSKMDEYRSVVRHLAEDYNTLFVPLQETFNQAANRADTAYWVWDGIHPTTAGHQLIANEWLKVVQQSKYTIG, encoded by the coding sequence ATGGAGAACAAGCGAAGAAAAATTTTGTTTCAAGGCGATTCGATAACGGACGGCAATTGGGGGCGTAACCTCGATCCGAACCACATACTGGGACATGGATATGTATATATTATAGCTGCACAGCTTGGTTCCCAGTATGCAGAGTCTCAGCCGTATTTTATGAATAGAGGGGTCAGCGGTAATCGCGTATCTGACGTTTATGCCAGATGGAATGAGGATGCAATCAGCTTACAGCCGGATCTGATTAGCCTGCTAGTAGGTGTGAATGACGCTCACAGTATCATTTCAGGCAGTGCTCGGGGGGCTACAGACCGGTATGAGCGAATCTATCGACAGCTGCTGGACGAGACATGCGAAGTATTGCCAGATACAGGGATTGTGTTATGTGAGCCGTTTGTAATGCATTCAGAAGCAACGGATAAAGATTGGAGCGAGTGGAGCTCAAAAATGGACGAGTACCGCAGTGTCGTTCGGCATTTAGCAGAAGACTACAATACCCTTTTCGTGCCTCTGCAAGAAACCTTCAATCAAGCGGCGAACCGTGCAGATACAGCCTATTGGGTGTGGGATGGAATTCATCCGACAACTGCTGGACACCAGCTTATTGCAAATGAATGGCTTAAGGTTGTTCAGCAGAGCAAGTATACGATCGGGTAA
- a CDS encoding saccharopine dehydrogenase family protein, with the protein MGKALIIGAGGVASVAVHKCVQNSEVFEEICIASRTKSKCDELKAKLDGGKTKITTAQVDANNVDELIALINEVKPDIVMNLALPYQDLTIMDACLATKTHYMDTANYEPEDTAKFEYKWQWDYKERFEQAGITALLGSGFDPGVTGVFSAYALKHYFDEIEYIDILDCNGGDHGYPFATNFNPEINIREVSANGRYWENGEWIETKPMEIKRVYDFAEVGEKDMYLLYHEELESLAKNIPGLKRIRFFMTFGQSYLTHLKALENVGMTSIEPIEFEGKQIIPLQFLKAVLPDPASLGPRTVGKTNIGCIFKGKKDGQDKTYYVYNICDHQECFKEVGSQAISYTTGVPAMIGAAMVMTGKWNKPGVYNVEEFNPDPFMEELNKWGLPWVEDFNPVLVDQLPEEAKKSESVR; encoded by the coding sequence ATGGGAAAAGCACTTATTATTGGCGCCGGCGGCGTAGCATCAGTAGCAGTTCACAAATGTGTTCAGAACAGTGAAGTATTCGAAGAAATTTGCATTGCGAGTCGTACCAAATCGAAATGCGATGAGCTAAAAGCAAAACTGGATGGCGGAAAAACGAAAATTACGACAGCTCAGGTCGATGCGAACAACGTAGATGAACTCATTGCTCTAATTAACGAAGTTAAACCGGATATCGTAATGAACCTGGCTTTGCCATATCAAGACCTAACAATTATGGATGCTTGTCTTGCAACGAAGACACATTACATGGATACGGCGAATTACGAGCCGGAAGATACAGCGAAATTTGAATACAAATGGCAATGGGATTACAAAGAGCGCTTTGAGCAAGCAGGAATTACTGCACTTCTTGGAAGCGGCTTTGACCCAGGCGTAACAGGTGTATTCTCAGCATATGCACTTAAGCATTACTTTGATGAAATTGAATATATCGACATTCTGGATTGCAACGGCGGCGACCACGGCTATCCGTTCGCAACGAACTTCAACCCTGAGATCAACATCCGTGAAGTTTCGGCGAACGGAAGATACTGGGAGAATGGCGAATGGATCGAAACCAAGCCGATGGAGATCAAACGTGTATACGACTTTGCTGAAGTAGGTGAGAAGGACATGTACCTTCTGTACCATGAAGAGCTTGAGTCCCTGGCGAAGAACATCCCTGGCCTGAAGCGTATTCGTTTCTTCATGACATTTGGACAAAGCTACCTTACACATCTGAAGGCACTTGAGAATGTGGGCATGACTTCGATCGAGCCGATCGAATTCGAAGGCAAGCAGATCATTCCATTGCAATTCCTGAAGGCGGTATTGCCAGATCCCGCTTCGCTCGGACCACGTACAGTAGGTAAAACGAACATTGGTTGTATCTTCAAAGGGAAGAAAGATGGCCAAGACAAGACTTACTACGTCTACAATATCTGTGATCACCAAGAATGCTTCAAAGAAGTAGGCTCCCAGGCGATTTCTTACACTACGGGTGTTCCTGCGATGATCGGAGCAGCGATGGTGATGACTGGTAAATGGAATAAACCAGGCGTATACAATGTAGAGGAATTCAATCCAGATCCATTCATGGAAGAGTTGAACAAATGGGGACTTCCGTGGGTAGAAGATTTCAATCCGGTGCTTGTAGATCAATTGCCGGAGGAAGCTAAGAAATCGGAGTCTGTTCGCTAA
- a CDS encoding TetR/AcrR family transcriptional regulator C-terminal domain-containing protein — MHSTDEHTLSAKSLIAEALLKLLSLQPFDKISVRAIVHKAGVSRTTFYLHYQDKYDLYDQLTKQITTEFMNLYGASTDEQMESNVRMELQDKKDLLPVTIAIFDHVRHYADFYRERYEDPAFIFQLSEQLSTRMKRIFLDEFYAIFLAYGTVGYIGRWLKDGLKSSSHEIANQLTGVAISSLHQARQ; from the coding sequence ATGCATAGTACTGATGAGCACACCCTCTCCGCCAAATCTCTAATTGCTGAAGCGCTGCTCAAGCTGCTTTCCCTACAGCCCTTTGATAAAATCTCGGTCCGAGCCATTGTGCACAAAGCAGGTGTCAGCCGGACAACATTCTATCTTCATTATCAAGATAAGTACGATTTATACGACCAGTTAACCAAACAGATTACTACAGAGTTTATGAATCTATATGGTGCCAGCACGGATGAGCAGATGGAGTCTAACGTTCGTATGGAATTACAAGATAAAAAGGATCTCCTGCCTGTGACCATCGCCATATTTGATCATGTGCGGCATTATGCTGATTTTTACCGTGAACGCTATGAAGATCCTGCCTTCATCTTTCAGCTGTCAGAACAGCTCTCCACACGGATGAAACGGATTTTTCTGGACGAATTCTATGCCATCTTTCTCGCATATGGTACTGTAGGATATATTGGGCGGTGGCTCAAGGACGGACTAAAGAGCAGCTCCCATGAAATTGCCAATCAACTAACAGGCGTCGCCATCTCTTCGCTGCATCAGGCACGTCAATAA
- a CDS encoding catalase, whose product MAENKDKNASSEQDVQRETLTTRQGHPVRDNQNIRTIGNRGPATLENYHFIEKISHFDREEVPERVVHARGTGAFGYFETYGKVGDEPVEKYTRAKVFSGAGKKTPLMVRFSTVAGAKDSPETARDPRGFAVKMYTEDGNWDLVGNNLKIFFIRDAMKFPDMIHAFKADPASNVSHPQRMFDFVSRSPEATHMITFLFSPWGIPATYRHMQGSGVNTYKWVNDKGEAVLVKYHWEPKQGIRNLTQEEADSIQAKNVGHATQDLYEAIERGDYPEWELFVQIMEDDYHPELDFDPLDDTKLWPEDKFPWLPVGRMVLDRNPVDFHAEIEQAAFGTGVLVDGMDFSDDKMLQGRTFSYSDTQRYRVGANYLKLPVNAPKTEVRTNQHRGQMDIRDPKESGDNPHINYEPSMIGGYQEASREGHPQHRPTYNAAAMSEPIDRPNNYGQAGETYRSFEDWERDELIKNLSEALAVCDPRIQTAMVEHFTQADEDYGRRVREGIEKKVKELREMEQEGKLPGRESGSSKYGQGSLAANQATKDAVKKSHEADPY is encoded by the coding sequence TTGGCAGAGAACAAGGACAAGAATGCATCAAGCGAGCAAGATGTACAGCGCGAGACACTGACGACGCGGCAAGGTCATCCAGTAAGGGATAATCAGAACATTCGTACAATCGGTAATCGTGGGCCAGCCACACTTGAAAACTATCATTTTATCGAAAAAATTTCTCATTTTGACCGGGAAGAGGTACCTGAGCGTGTCGTGCATGCTAGAGGAACCGGAGCATTTGGATATTTCGAAACGTACGGAAAAGTAGGAGATGAGCCGGTAGAGAAGTATACTCGGGCCAAAGTATTCTCCGGCGCGGGTAAGAAGACCCCGCTGATGGTTCGATTTTCCACGGTTGCAGGAGCGAAGGATTCTCCAGAGACAGCCCGCGATCCCCGCGGATTTGCAGTCAAAATGTATACGGAAGACGGCAACTGGGATCTCGTAGGTAACAACCTTAAGATCTTCTTTATCCGGGATGCCATGAAATTCCCTGATATGATTCATGCTTTTAAGGCGGACCCTGCTTCGAACGTCTCTCATCCTCAGCGGATGTTTGACTTTGTATCACGCTCGCCTGAAGCGACGCATATGATCACATTCCTGTTCTCTCCGTGGGGTATACCGGCTACATATCGCCATATGCAAGGCTCAGGGGTTAATACTTATAAATGGGTCAACGATAAAGGCGAGGCCGTGCTTGTAAAATATCATTGGGAGCCGAAACAAGGGATTCGCAACCTAACCCAGGAGGAAGCCGATTCTATTCAGGCGAAGAACGTCGGTCATGCGACTCAGGACTTGTATGAAGCCATCGAACGAGGCGACTATCCTGAATGGGAGCTGTTCGTACAGATCATGGAGGATGACTATCATCCTGAGCTGGACTTTGATCCGCTCGATGATACGAAGCTGTGGCCAGAAGATAAATTCCCATGGCTTCCGGTAGGCAGAATGGTGCTGGATCGTAATCCGGTAGACTTTCACGCGGAGATTGAACAAGCCGCATTCGGTACAGGTGTGCTGGTAGACGGCATGGATTTCTCCGATGATAAAATGCTGCAGGGCCGTACCTTCTCCTACTCTGATACGCAGCGATATCGTGTAGGAGCGAACTATCTTAAGCTTCCGGTAAATGCACCGAAAACGGAGGTTCGCACGAACCAGCATCGCGGACAGATGGATATCCGTGATCCGAAGGAATCCGGAGATAACCCACATATCAACTATGAACCGTCCATGATCGGCGGGTATCAGGAAGCGAGCAGAGAAGGTCATCCTCAGCACCGTCCGACGTATAATGCTGCAGCGATGAGCGAGCCTATTGATCGTCCTAACAACTACGGTCAGGCAGGGGAGACGTATCGCAGCTTTGAGGACTGGGAACGTGATGAATTGATCAAGAACCTGTCTGAAGCACTTGCGGTATGTGACCCAAGAATTCAAACGGCGATGGTCGAGCATTTTACGCAGGCAGATGAGGATTATGGCCGACGTGTAAGAGAAGGCATTGAGAAGAAAGTCAAAGAGCTGCGTGAGATGGAGCAGGAAGGCAAGCTTCCTGGCCGTGAATCAGGCTCTTCGAAATATGGACAAGGCTCACTGGCAGCAAACCAAGCAACCAAGGATGCGGTGAAGAAGAGCCATGAGGCAGATCCTTATTAA
- a CDS encoding MFS transporter: MASNSFRQLTGNAKGCLIYEPLFLIPYSMFVTYSSIFMYELGVTETGIGWITTIGLLVQVLSSFLSGYLTDRMGRKRALLYFDVLSWSVATLLWAVSQNFWFFVIAAIVNGFQKVPHTAFYCLLVEDTAPKERTYVFTLLQLISVVGGLFAPIGGLLVYHFSLVPGVRIMFVLACIMMTIQFIGRHYATRETDIGYRKMKEAKSMSIKEGMSDYLSVLKVMLRSPLLLIIFAVYILFNFQTTVKTTYISIFMVEYLQLGSGLISVFPAFSSIIMLMFMRWIMPRIAESQVNRIMVWGFIISVLSNVILVVAPKGDLILLSVSTIVAAIGTMMTYPYLETAVANAIDDENRAKIFALLQVLILIVISPSGVIGGWAYGIDPRIPFLLVAGAFAISIPLMMVYTKKQHQLDSSAMKNIHF; the protein is encoded by the coding sequence ATGGCTTCTAACTCATTTCGTCAATTGACTGGCAATGCGAAGGGCTGTCTCATCTATGAACCGCTGTTTCTGATTCCGTACAGCATGTTTGTGACGTATAGCTCGATCTTCATGTATGAGCTCGGAGTAACCGAGACGGGAATCGGCTGGATCACTACCATCGGACTGCTCGTGCAAGTACTCTCTTCCTTCCTCAGCGGATACCTCACAGACCGAATGGGGCGTAAGCGTGCATTGCTCTATTTTGATGTACTTAGCTGGAGCGTCGCTACACTGCTGTGGGCAGTCTCGCAAAATTTCTGGTTTTTCGTGATCGCCGCGATCGTGAACGGTTTTCAAAAGGTTCCTCATACCGCGTTCTACTGTCTGCTCGTTGAGGATACGGCTCCTAAAGAAAGAACATACGTATTTACTTTACTGCAGTTAATTAGTGTGGTAGGCGGATTGTTCGCTCCGATTGGGGGACTTCTGGTGTACCATTTCTCCCTTGTACCTGGGGTTCGTATCATGTTCGTTCTGGCGTGTATTATGATGACGATTCAGTTTATTGGTCGCCATTATGCGACGAGGGAGACGGATATAGGCTATCGTAAAATGAAGGAAGCCAAGTCAATGAGTATCAAAGAGGGGATGTCCGATTACTTGTCCGTGCTGAAAGTGATGCTCCGCAGTCCGCTGCTCCTCATCATATTCGCGGTCTATATTTTGTTTAATTTTCAAACGACAGTCAAGACGACGTATATTTCCATCTTTATGGTTGAATATTTGCAGCTAGGGAGCGGGCTGATTTCTGTGTTCCCGGCGTTCTCCTCCATTATCATGCTCATGTTCATGCGATGGATCATGCCCCGGATTGCTGAATCGCAGGTGAACCGTATCATGGTGTGGGGATTTATCATTTCTGTTTTATCGAATGTCATTCTGGTTGTGGCGCCAAAAGGTGACCTTATCCTGCTCAGTGTCAGCACGATCGTTGCGGCGATCGGTACGATGATGACGTATCCTTATTTGGAAACGGCCGTGGCGAATGCGATTGACGATGAGAACCGCGCCAAAATATTTGCTCTGCTCCAGGTCCTCATCCTGATCGTTATTTCACCTTCCGGCGTCATTGGCGGCTGGGCATACGGAATAGATCCGCGAATTCCATTCCTGCTTGTGGCTGGAGCGTTTGCGATCAGTATTCCGCTGATGATGGTTTATACGAAGAAACAACATCAGCTAGACTCAAGTGCGATGAAAAATATACACTTTTAG
- a CDS encoding alpha/beta hydrolase, translated as MRVIEFDYPVKQVTYKTVGKRKLSLYIFESEHPDNSAKNRTAILFFNGGSFKKGPLSPAQFQNQARYLASRGIVAICVDYRNGHDEGFTPMQAICDAKSAVGWIRSHATELGIDPNRVVMCGASAGGYTAVSSIMFEEFNDDNSTNHIPNALIVFAAGMDGVDIMGRLFPDLLETATDLSPIHHIKKCLPPTLWMCGTSDELYAQNQTFVEQMNQAGNNITFLTYDGMGHGFFNYGWHENKPYNDTTLEIQHFLASVEAEHSAS; from the coding sequence ATGCGTGTAATTGAGTTCGATTATCCTGTAAAACAAGTTACCTACAAAACGGTCGGAAAACGTAAACTGAGCCTGTACATATTTGAGTCTGAACATCCCGATAATTCAGCTAAGAATAGGACAGCCATCTTGTTTTTTAATGGAGGGAGTTTCAAAAAGGGTCCTTTATCACCAGCTCAATTTCAGAATCAGGCACGGTATTTAGCTTCTCGGGGTATTGTTGCAATCTGTGTTGATTATCGAAACGGCCATGATGAAGGCTTTACTCCCATGCAAGCGATCTGTGATGCCAAGTCGGCAGTAGGATGGATCAGAAGCCATGCGACGGAGCTCGGTATAGATCCAAATCGCGTTGTCATGTGCGGCGCCTCCGCTGGTGGATATACTGCTGTATCCTCGATCATGTTTGAAGAGTTTAATGATGATAACAGTACCAATCATATCCCGAACGCCCTAATTGTGTTCGCAGCCGGTATGGATGGGGTGGACATTATGGGCAGATTGTTTCCTGATTTACTAGAGACTGCGACAGATCTGTCTCCTATTCATCATATTAAGAAATGTCTGCCGCCTACCCTCTGGATGTGTGGAACCTCGGATGAACTCTACGCGCAGAATCAAACCTTTGTCGAGCAAATGAATCAAGCAGGCAACAACATTACGTTTCTAACCTATGATGGCATGGGACATGGCTTCTTTAATTATGGATGGCATGAGAACAAGCCTTATAATGACACAACATTAGAAATTCAGCACTTCCTGGCGTCTGTGGAAGCTGAACATTCAGCCTCATAA
- a CDS encoding zinc ribbon domain-containing protein encodes MNNNKGCIKCGSKNADSKEVAMTGTGLSKMFDIQNNQFIVVFCNNCGYSEFYNKKASQGSNILDFFFG; translated from the coding sequence ATGAACAATAATAAAGGCTGTATTAAATGTGGAAGTAAAAACGCAGACAGTAAAGAAGTAGCCATGACGGGAACAGGATTGTCTAAAATGTTTGATATTCAAAACAATCAATTTATCGTCGTGTTCTGCAACAATTGCGGATATTCCGAATTTTACAACAAGAAAGCCTCGCAGGGCTCTAACATTCTGGACTTTTTCTTCGGTTAA